The nucleotide window AGATAGAGCGTCGAGATCGGAGGTCGCGTTTTGGCCAGGAATGCCCCCTTCTGTCCAGGACATCCATCAGACATTTTGATTGCATTTTCCCGTATAGGAGTTATTCCGTATcttcgtatactgtagcTCAAGCGCAATAATCGTATTCACATTTCGCTGTAGCATATCACCGCGTGTGCAGGTCAAACCGAGGCCTCTGTATACTTCGGGGTATCTATTTTGGGTACAGCGGTTGCCATCCTTCAAAGCCGCTACTACTCTGCACTGCTGCCGGACGGAGCTAGAGGCCCATCGCAGGCGCTCTCACGATCGCGGACTATCCGCCGCACCAGCCGTCCTATTCATTAGTCCACTGAAGAAATTCTGCAGCTGCTCGTTGTCGAAGTCCTTGGCGAGGTTGGCGCTGGGGCCACCGTCGTTGGACTCGTCAGGCTCCGGCGAAGCGGCGTGGGCGTTGCGGTCCTGTCGTACTTGGTTAGCACATTATCGCTTTTTCCGGTCAAGAATACGTCCATACCttgaggcgctgcagcatgtcgtcggcatcgacctggATGCCGCCCATGTTGAACTGCACGGGGCCGATGTGGTCCTTGACGCTCTTCTCGTCCCCCAAGTTGAGACGCcgggtcgaggacgagagggTCCCTTCGCCCGCTGTGTCgggggccttggccttgaaAGCCTCGAGGATCTTGAGCTGCCTTTCGAGGAAGTCCTGTGGGTCATCGCTCGTCACCCCCACTGCCGTGCCATCGCTCATGGCGCTCTCCACAACCGCGAGACCACCGCTGTTAGGGTCGCGACACCAGTATTCGTACTGGGCGATTGCACTggggccgcgggcgctggcgctaCCGTCCGGAGAGGATGGCTGCTCGTCTTCCATGGTGGGAGCCTTGGAGCCGGGTGGCAGCTTAATGTCCTCTTCCCAGCCTCTCGacacgagctcggcgtcgaacGTACCGCCCAGGATACGAATCTTGCCCCAAGAGTCCCAGTTGGGCACCACGACGATCTTGTCGCGGTCGATGACGTTGTGCTTGAGCGGCTGTCGTTTTAGGAGAGAAGTGATGCCGAGTGTCGAGTGGATAAGGGCTGGCAACTGTGAGGGTGTATTTTGAGAGGTGTAGATGAGAGACGCCCCGTCTGGACCAAGTTAGCCAGCGACAACGAGATGCGAGGGAAGGTCTGGGTGCCACTCACGCCGTAACAGGATGGTTCGAAGATACTGCAGCACGGTGTCAAAGTCGGGCTCCTTCCAACCCTGGTTCTTTTCCAGAAACTCCATTTTTTGAGCCTAGGCCATTGTCAGCATCA belongs to Purpureocillium takamizusanense chromosome 1, complete sequence and includes:
- a CDS encoding uncharacterized protein (EggNog:ENOG503NZ2G~COG:N), with product MSGRNERVSTYTSGSGETDGRNGEPKRNLWTSMLESVASGKKLPEKNLLVLGGTPESQREFLESLASSETGRHSDRQQSPPVANNFALGYTYYDVLDADQDDTLARVSLYLLSQPSTEFAPLISPLLTPETVQHTALVILLDWSQPHLWLRQVWNWIQVLEEVIGQVSSPARNEMEAIMSSWKERGRGGATVNLDGTPSATGSAGDGDGLLPLGPGEWAEPLGLPICVVCQNAQKMEFLEKNQGWKEPDFDTVLQYLRTILLRHGASLIYTSQNTPSQLPALIHSTLGITSLLKRQPLKHNVIDRDKIVVVPNWDSWGKIRILGGTFDAELVSRGWEEDIKLPPGSKAPTMEDEQPSSPDGSASARGPSAIAQYEYWCRDPNSGGLAVVESAMSDGTAVGVTSDDPQDFLERQLKILEAFKAKAPDTAGEGTLSSSTRRLNLGDEKSVKDHIGPVQFNMGGIQVDADDMLQRLKDRNAHAASPEPDESNDGGPSANLAKDFDNEQLQNFFSGLMNRTAGAADSPRS